A region from the Citrobacter telavivensis genome encodes:
- a CDS encoding nitrate reductase subunit alpha, producing the protein MSKFLDRFRYFKQKGETFADGHGQLLETNRDWEDGYRQRWQHDKVVRSTHGVNCTGSCSWKIYVKNGLVTWETQQTDYPRTRPDMPNHEPRGCPRGASYSWYLYSANRLKYPLMRKRLMKMWREAKKLHSDPVDAWASIIEDADKAKSFKQARGRGGFVRSSWQEVNELIAASNVYTVKTYGPDRVAGFSPIPAMSMVSYASGARYLSLIGGTCLSFYDWYCDLPPASPQTWGEQTDVPESADWYNSSYIIAWGSNVPQTRTPDAHFFTEVRYKGTKTVAITPDYAEIAKLCDLWLAPKQGTDAAMALAMGHVMLREFHLDNPSQYFTDYVRRYTDMPMLVMLEERDGYYAAGRMLRAADLVDALGQENNPEWKTVAINSNGDMVAPNGSIGFRWGEKGKWNLEQRDGTTGTETELQLSLLGSQDEIAEVGFPYFGGEGTEHVNKVALENVLLHKLPVKRLQLADGTTALVTTVYDLTMANYGLERGLNDANCATSYDDIKAYTPAWAEQITGVPRAQITRIAREFADNADKTHGRSMIIVGAGLNHWYHLDMNYRGLINMLVFCGCIGQSGGGWAHYVGQEKLRPQTGWQPLAFALDWQRPARHMNSTSYFYNHSSQWRYETVTAQELLSPLADKSRYSGHLIDFNVRAERMGWLPSAPQLGTNPLTIAQEAKKVGMTPVDYTVKSLKDGSIRFAAEQPENGKNHPRNLFIWRSNLLGSSGKGHEFMLKYLLGTEHGIQGKDLGKQGGVKPEEVEWQDNGLDGKLDLVVTLDFRLSSTCLYSDIVLPTATWYEKDDMNTSDMHPFIHPLSAAVDPAWESKSDWEIYKAIAKKFSEVCVGHLGKETDVVTLPIQHDSAAELAQPLDVKDWKKGECDLIPGVTAPHILTVERDYPATYERFTSIGPLMEKIGNGGKGIAWNTQSEMDLLRKLNYTKADGPAKGQPMLNTAIDAAEMILTLAPETNGHVAVKAWAALSEFTGRDHTHLATNKEEEKIRFRDIQAQPRKIISSPTWSGLEDEHVSYNAGYTNVHELIPWRTLTGRQSLYQDHQWMRDFGESLLVYRPPIDTRSVKSVMGEKSNGNPEKALNFLTPHQKWGIHSTYSDNLLMLTLGRGGPIVWMSEVDANDLEIKDNDWIEVFNSNGSLTARAVVSQRVPAGMTMMYHAQERIVNIPGSEITEQRGGIHNSVTRITPKPTHMIGGYAQLAYGFNYYGTVGSNRDEFVVVRKMKNINWLDGEGNDQVQESVK; encoded by the coding sequence ATGAGTAAATTCCTGGACCGATTTCGCTACTTCAAGCAGAAGGGTGAAACCTTTGCCGATGGGCACGGCCAGCTTCTCGAAACCAACCGGGACTGGGAGGATGGATATCGCCAGCGTTGGCAGCACGACAAAGTTGTGCGTTCAACCCACGGGGTTAACTGCACCGGCTCATGCAGCTGGAAAATCTACGTTAAAAATGGTCTGGTGACCTGGGAAACCCAGCAAACGGACTACCCACGTACCCGTCCGGACATGCCAAACCACGAGCCTCGCGGCTGTCCGCGCGGCGCCAGCTACTCCTGGTATCTCTACAGTGCTAACCGTCTGAAATATCCGCTGATGCGCAAACGTCTGATGAAGATGTGGCGTGAAGCGAAGAAACTGCACAGCGATCCGGTTGACGCCTGGGCCTCCATCATCGAAGACGCCGATAAAGCAAAAAGCTTCAAACAAGCGCGAGGTCGTGGTGGTTTCGTCCGCTCCTCCTGGCAGGAAGTCAATGAACTGATTGCCGCCTCCAACGTCTATACCGTGAAAACTTACGGCCCTGATCGCGTGGCTGGTTTTTCGCCGATCCCGGCGATGTCAATGGTCTCCTATGCGTCCGGTGCACGTTACCTCTCCTTGATTGGCGGGACCTGCCTGAGCTTCTACGACTGGTACTGCGACCTGCCTCCGGCCTCACCGCAGACCTGGGGTGAGCAGACTGACGTGCCGGAATCCGCTGACTGGTACAACTCCAGCTACATCATCGCCTGGGGTTCTAACGTTCCCCAGACCCGTACGCCGGATGCCCACTTCTTTACCGAAGTCCGCTATAAAGGCACTAAAACCGTTGCGATAACGCCGGACTACGCTGAGATCGCCAAACTGTGCGACCTTTGGCTGGCCCCGAAGCAGGGGACTGATGCGGCGATGGCGCTGGCAATGGGTCACGTCATGCTGCGTGAATTCCATCTCGACAACCCGAGCCAGTACTTTACCGACTACGTGCGTCGCTACACCGACATGCCAATGCTGGTGATGCTGGAAGAGCGTGACGGTTACTATGCTGCGGGTCGTATGCTGCGCGCCGCAGACCTTGTTGACGCGCTGGGCCAGGAAAACAACCCGGAATGGAAAACCGTTGCCATCAACAGCAATGGCGATATGGTCGCGCCGAACGGTTCTATTGGTTTCCGCTGGGGCGAGAAGGGCAAATGGAACCTTGAGCAGCGCGACGGGACGACCGGTACCGAGACGGAACTGCAATTGAGTCTGCTGGGCAGCCAGGACGAGATCGCCGAGGTGGGCTTCCCGTACTTCGGCGGTGAAGGCACCGAACACGTTAATAAAGTGGCGCTGGAAAATGTGCTGCTGCACAAACTGCCGGTTAAACGCCTGCAACTGGCGGACGGCACCACGGCGCTGGTCACCACCGTTTACGATCTGACGATGGCCAACTACGGTCTGGAACGCGGTCTGAACGATGCTAACTGCGCAACCAGCTACGACGATATCAAAGCGTACACCCCGGCGTGGGCAGAGCAAATTACCGGCGTTCCGCGTGCGCAGATCACCCGCATCGCGCGTGAGTTTGCCGACAATGCGGATAAGACGCACGGTCGTTCGATGATCATCGTCGGTGCCGGTCTGAACCACTGGTACCACCTCGATATGAACTATCGCGGGCTTATCAACATGCTGGTGTTCTGTGGCTGTATCGGCCAGAGCGGCGGCGGTTGGGCGCACTATGTCGGCCAGGAAAAACTGCGTCCGCAGACCGGCTGGCAGCCGTTGGCGTTTGCCCTTGACTGGCAGCGTCCGGCACGTCACATGAACAGTACGTCGTACTTCTACAACCACTCCAGTCAGTGGCGATATGAGACGGTTACCGCACAGGAGCTGCTGTCGCCGCTGGCGGATAAATCGCGCTACAGCGGACATCTGATTGACTTCAACGTGCGTGCCGAGCGCATGGGCTGGCTGCCGTCTGCACCACAGCTTGGCACCAACCCGCTGACCATCGCACAAGAGGCGAAGAAGGTCGGGATGACGCCGGTGGATTACACCGTCAAGTCGCTGAAAGACGGTTCGATTCGTTTCGCGGCCGAACAGCCGGAAAATGGGAAAAACCATCCACGCAACCTGTTCATCTGGCGCTCCAACCTGTTGGGCTCCTCCGGTAAAGGTCACGAATTCATGCTGAAGTACCTGCTGGGAACCGAGCACGGTATTCAGGGCAAAGACCTGGGCAAGCAGGGCGGCGTGAAGCCGGAAGAAGTGGAATGGCAGGACAACGGTCTCGACGGCAAACTGGATCTGGTGGTAACGCTGGACTTCCGTCTGTCGAGCACCTGTCTGTACTCCGATATCGTGCTGCCAACCGCTACCTGGTATGAGAAAGACGACATGAATACCTCGGATATGCATCCGTTTATTCATCCGCTTTCCGCCGCCGTTGACCCGGCATGGGAATCAAAAAGCGACTGGGAAATCTACAAAGCTATCGCGAAGAAATTCTCAGAAGTGTGCGTGGGGCACCTCGGGAAAGAGACGGATGTCGTCACGCTGCCAATTCAGCACGACTCTGCCGCCGAACTGGCACAGCCGCTGGATGTGAAGGACTGGAAAAAAGGCGAATGTGACCTGATTCCGGGCGTTACCGCGCCGCATATCCTGACCGTTGAACGTGATTATCCGGCAACGTATGAGCGTTTTACCTCGATTGGTCCGCTGATGGAGAAAATCGGTAACGGCGGTAAAGGGATCGCCTGGAACACGCAGAGCGAAATGGATCTGCTGCGCAAGCTTAACTACACCAAGGCAGACGGCCCGGCGAAAGGCCAGCCAATGCTCAATACCGCCATTGACGCGGCAGAGATGATCCTGACGCTGGCCCCGGAAACGAACGGTCACGTGGCGGTGAAAGCCTGGGCGGCGCTCAGCGAGTTTACCGGTCGCGACCATACCCATCTGGCGACGAACAAAGAAGAGGAAAAAATCCGCTTCCGCGATATCCAGGCCCAGCCGCGCAAAATCATCTCCAGCCCGACCTGGTCCGGTCTTGAAGACGAACACGTCTCCTACAACGCGGGCTATACCAACGTTCATGAGCTGATCCCGTGGCGCACGCTGACCGGTCGCCAGTCGCTGTATCAGGATCATCAGTGGATGCGTGATTTCGGCGAAAGCCTGCTGGTTTATCGTCCGCCAATTGATACCCGTTCGGTGAAATCGGTGATGGGCGAGAAATCCAACGGTAACCCGGAAAAAGCGCTCAACTTCCTGACGCCGCACCAGAAGTGGGGCATTCACTCCACCTACAGTGACAACCTGCTGATGCTGACGTTGGGGCGCGGTGGTCCGATTGTGTGGATGAGTGAAGTGGATGCCAACGATCTGGAGATCAAAGATAACGACTGGATCGAAGTGTTCAACAGCAACGGTTCGTTAACTGCGCGCGCAGTGGTGAGCCAGCGTGTACCCGCGGGTATGACCATGATGTATCACGCACAGGAACGTATCGTGAACATTCCTGGCTCAGAAATCACCGAGCAGCGCGGCGGTATTCATAACTCGGTCACCCGTATTACGCCGAAACCAACTCACATGATCGGCGGCTATGCGCAGTTGGCCTACGGCTTTAACTACTACGGTACCGTCGGTTCGAACCGCGATGAGTTCGTGGTGGTACGTAAGATGAAGAACATTAACTGGTTGGATGGCGAAGGCAATGACCAGGTACAGGAGAGCGTAAAATGA
- the narH gene encoding nitrate reductase subunit beta gives MKIRSQVGMVLNLDKCIGCHTCSVTCKNVWTSREGAEYAWFNNVETKPGTGFPTHWEDQEKYKGGWIRKINGKIQPRMGNRAMLLGKIFANPHLPGIDDYYEPFDFDYQNLHNAAEGKHQPIARPRSLITGQRMAKIEKGPNWEDDLGGEFEKLSQDKNFENMQKAMYGQFENTFMMYLPRLCEHCLNPACVATCPSGAIYKREEDGIVLIDQDKCRGWRMCITGCPYKKIYFNWKSGKSEKCIFCYPRIEAGQPTVCSETCVGRIRYLGVLLYDADAIESAASTEHEKDLYQRQLDVFLDPNDPAVIEQALKDGIPVSVIDAAQQSPVYKMAMDWKLALPLHPEYRTLPMVWYVPPLSPIQSAADAGELGSNGILPDVDSLRIPVQYLANLLTAGDTQPVLLALKRMLAMRHYKRAETVDGKVDTRALEEVGLSEAQAQEMYRYLAIANYEDRFVVPSSHRELARDAFPEKSGCGFTFGDGCHGSDTKFNLFNSRRIDAIDVTSKTEPHQ, from the coding sequence ATGAAAATTCGTTCACAAGTCGGCATGGTGCTGAATCTCGATAAGTGCATCGGCTGTCACACCTGTTCCGTGACCTGTAAAAACGTCTGGACCAGCCGTGAAGGTGCTGAATACGCGTGGTTCAACAACGTTGAAACCAAGCCTGGCACCGGCTTCCCGACCCACTGGGAAGATCAGGAAAAATACAAGGGCGGCTGGATCCGAAAAATCAACGGCAAAATCCAGCCGCGCATGGGCAACCGTGCGATGCTGCTGGGTAAAATCTTTGCTAACCCGCATCTGCCGGGCATTGATGACTACTACGAGCCGTTTGATTTCGATTATCAGAACCTGCATAACGCAGCCGAAGGTAAGCATCAGCCGATCGCGCGTCCGCGCTCGCTGATTACCGGTCAGCGGATGGCGAAAATCGAAAAAGGGCCGAACTGGGAGGACGATCTGGGCGGTGAGTTTGAGAAGCTGTCGCAAGACAAGAACTTCGAAAACATGCAGAAGGCGATGTACGGCCAGTTTGAAAACACCTTCATGATGTATCTGCCGCGACTGTGTGAACACTGCCTCAACCCGGCGTGTGTGGCGACCTGCCCGAGCGGCGCCATCTATAAGCGTGAAGAAGACGGCATCGTGCTGATCGACCAGGACAAGTGCCGTGGCTGGCGGATGTGTATCACCGGTTGCCCGTACAAAAAAATCTACTTCAACTGGAAGAGCGGTAAGTCTGAGAAGTGCATCTTCTGCTATCCGCGTATCGAAGCCGGTCAGCCGACCGTGTGCTCCGAAACCTGCGTGGGCCGTATCCGTTACCTTGGCGTGCTGCTGTATGACGCGGATGCGATTGAAAGTGCAGCAAGCACCGAGCATGAGAAAGATCTCTACCAGCGCCAACTGGATGTGTTCCTCGATCCGAACGATCCGGCGGTCATTGAACAGGCGCTGAAAGACGGTATTCCGGTGAGCGTCATTGACGCGGCGCAGCAGTCGCCAGTTTATAAAATGGCAATGGACTGGAAGCTGGCACTGCCGCTACATCCGGAATATCGCACGCTGCCGATGGTGTGGTATGTACCGCCTCTGTCACCGATTCAGTCGGCGGCGGATGCGGGCGAACTGGGCAGCAACGGCATTCTGCCTGACGTGGACAGCCTGCGGATCCCGGTTCAGTACCTCGCTAACCTGCTCACCGCAGGTGATACCCAGCCGGTATTGCTGGCGCTGAAACGTATGCTGGCGATGCGCCACTACAAACGTGCGGAAACGGTTGACGGCAAAGTGGACACCCGCGCGCTGGAAGAGGTGGGCTTAAGCGAAGCACAGGCGCAGGAAATGTACCGTTACCTGGCGATTGCCAACTACGAAGATCGCTTCGTGGTACCGAGTAGCCACCGTGAACTGGCGCGTGATGCATTCCCGGAGAAAAGCGGTTGTGGCTTTACCTTCGGCGACGGTTGCCACGGTTCTGATACTAAGTTCAACCTGTTTAACAGCCGCCGCATTGATGCCATCGATGTGACCAGCAAAACGGAGCCGCACCAATGA